The Microbacterium natoriense genomic interval ATGCCTGGAGTCCGAGTGCAGCAGAACTGAGGGAAGCGAGGGTCGTAATGCGATCACCCCGGTTGATCTGAAGATAGTTGGCGACCGGTCCCAGCCCGTGAGTCGGGTAGAGGTTCCCGTTCCTCCGCGTCCGCGCGATGCGCCGCCAGGATTTTTCAGCGAGATAGTTGCGTATGTCATGGATGTAGCTCGCATCCGCATGCACCAGCTCACCGAGGACGCCGGCGCGCACCATGTTGAGCATCATCAGCTCTTCTTCGCCATAGCAACAGTTTTCGAGCATGACGCAATGTCGCTGCGTTCTTTCCGACGTCGTGACGAGTTCCCAGCACTCTTCGATAGTGACGGCCGCCGGCACCTCGACCGCGACGTGCATGCCCGCATTCATCAGTTGCACGGCGATCCATGCGTGGTCACTCCACGCGGTTGCCACAATCGCCAGGTCGTAGCGCTCCCGATCCTCGATGAGTTGCTGCAGCGCATCCTCACCGACGTACAAATCGGGCGGCTCATGTCCGTCGGCGACAAGACTCGACCTGCCAGCATCAGCCCGTTCGGAATCGATCTCGCAGAGTGCGGCGATCTTTGCCTTCGGCAGTCTGCGAAGCGAACTGAGAAGGCTCGCCTGTCTCGAGCCGAGCCCGACGATGGCGGTGCGAACGACGTCGTGCTTCTCGAATGGCTTGCCTAGCATTTTCCCTTTTCCTTTGGGCTACATTGCGTGAACCTACGAGTACAGTTCGTTGCGTACAGGGAATTGAGATCCCCGGTGGGAGAATAGTATGCCACGAGGTTCACTGCAAGACCGGCGGTGACATCGATCTTGTCAGCGCGATGATGCGCCGGCAGAGACCGAGGGGTCAGCGATGCGCGGCCAGGAGACGGCAATGCGATGCTGCCCCGGACCGACGGATCCGCCGCTGAAGGGGCGCCCATCTAGTTCGACGATCGATCGCCCCGTGACCGGGAGGTCCATGGTGGCATCCGCGCCGAACGGGACGAGCAGCGAGATATCCATGTGGGAGCCAGTCACACGCCAGTCGATGGACGCTGGGCCGAGCCTCGTACTGATGCTGGCGGCCGCCCAGGGGATCTCCGTGGATGGCCGAGGCGCAACGAGGATTCGGCGATACCCCGGGCGGTCCCTCGTCGGGGCGATGCCTGCGACATACCGATACATCCAATCGACGACGGCACCGTATGCGTAGTGATTGAAAGAGAGCATGCTCGGGCTGCCTTCCGTTGCCAAGGCGCCGGAGTTGATGCTCCCATCCGGCGCGAGGGCGTCCCAGCGTTCCCACACGCTCGTTGCACCCATCGTCACCTGATACAACCACGATGGCGGTTCGAGGCGCAGAAGCATGAGGTACGCCTCGTCGAAGTGATTCGAATGGGCAAGAGCGTGGAGGATGAGCGGCGTTCCCAGGAACCCGGTAGTGATGCGCCCGCGCTCGCGGCGGACGTTGCGGGCGAGCCGGTCTCCGATACGCGTGCGAGCGGACTCTGGCGCGATCTGGAACTCGAGGGCGATTGCGGCGCCGGTCCCGGTTTCTGCGGCCTGAGATCCCCAGCGATTCCACGTGGCTCTCGCGACCCGCTCCGAGATCTGCGCTGCTCGTTCTGCATTGCCGGAATCCCCGACGAGCCGCTCGGCATCGGCCAGCAGCCGGGCACTGTGTGCGAAGAAGGCGTTCGCCACGTAATCAGCGGAGACCTTCGCCTTCCACGGCTCACCGGCGGGCGCATCGGGGTCGAGCCAGTCGCCGAACTGGAACTCCGTGGGCAGGAGGCCGCCGACCGAGCGTTGCTCAAGGCTTTGAACCCACCTGCGCATGCTATCCAACTGGCGGATCAGGACCTCATCGCTGCCGTACGACTCGTACACCGCCCAGGGGGCGATCGTGGCCACATCTCCCCAGCCGGCACGCCCCATCGTCGTCCACTCGCCCACGGTCGAGGGGTCGGGCTCATTGAGAATGTTCGGCACGACGGAGGCGACAGAGCCATCAGCGTCCTGATCGAGCTCGACATCACGTAACCAGGACATCCAGAATGATTCGACGTCGAAGAGCGTCGACGCCGTCGCCGCGAAGGCCTGCGCGTCTCCCGTCCATCCCAGCCGCTCGTCGCGTTGCGGGCAGTCGGTCGGCAGCGACACGAAGTTGTCCCGCTGGGACCATGCAACGTTGGAGTGCAACTGCTCGAGGCGCGGATCTGCCGCGGAGAAGGTCGATCGCGGCAGATCCGCGCTTGACACCGCAACCGCCGTCGCCGAGACGACAGCGGCACCCGTCACCTCAGCGAACTGGAAACCGTGGAACGTGAACGTCGGTTCCAATGTTGTGAAGCCATCATGGGCGAGTATGTAACTATCCGTCGCCCGCGCGGTCCGCAGGGATGCGGTGTGAATCGACCCATCGGACTCGAGAACCTCGGCATGGCGCACGGTGACGCGCGCTCCCGCCTTCCCTTCGACGACGAGCCGGAGCCAGCCGGCAATATTCTGCCCGGTGTCGATGAGTGTATGAGCGCCGCGCGCCTTCCGCGTCGCGGCCCATTCGCCGACGGTACGCACGCCGGTGGTGATGCGCGGCTCGACCGCGCCCATGTTGACTGCGACCTCCTCTGCCGCCGTCCAGGTCGAGTCATCGAACCCCGGCGCGTCCCATCCGGTGGGGTCCTGCTGCAAGTCGACCTCCACACCGTCATACAAGCTCGCGGATCGGATGGCTCCGGTCGATGTCACCCACTCGGTGGAAGTCGCGACTCGCACCCGTGTGCCGTCGAGGCACTCGACCTCGAGCTGCACGAGAGCGGCGAGTTCAGCGCCGTACTGCTCGGTACCGTTCTCCCATCCCAGACGGCCTCTGTACCAGCCGTCGCCGAGCAAGACGGCGATCGCATTCTCGCCTGATTCGAGCAGGTCGGTGACATCCCAGGTGCCGAGAACGAGGCGCTTCCGATAGTTGGTCCA includes:
- a CDS encoding Gfo/Idh/MocA family protein: MLGKPFEKHDVVRTAIVGLGSRQASLLSSLRRLPKAKIAALCEIDSERADAGRSSLVADGHEPPDLYVGEDALQQLIEDRERYDLAIVATAWSDHAWIAVQLMNAGMHVAVEVPAAVTIEECWELVTTSERTQRHCVMLENCCYGEEELMMLNMVRAGVLGELVHADASYIHDIRNYLAEKSWRRIARTRRNGNLYPTHGLGPVANYLQINRGDRITTLASLSSAALGLQAYEAGTGQVSPDTYVCGDMNVSVLRTAKGRTIMLQHDEISPRPYNRHNVISGTKGYANGFENQVYLEDSLPVPGKPVEHAPGRLDAMASRYEHHFWTEKGEQARAGDHGGMDYIMLWRLIEAMVNGDAPDMDVYDAALLSSISPLTELSNGRLEFVDVPDFTRGRWDNSRVPFL
- a CDS encoding family 78 glycoside hydrolase catalytic domain, with the protein product MMKVDLEEDMPPQLPALTLHDASARVIDVRTQYPDGLLGVPRSGLRLSWRAAADTAQVAYQIRWGSQVSAVTPPIASDASIGIMAPGPDLGPGERRRYAVRFATAQGWSRWSDDVVVEAAVDLSALDAVPIGGSEPTEGPVMLLRRSFTLPAAPLSARLRATFWGVGELRINGRRATDEHLAPGWTNYRKRLVLGTWDVTDLLESGENAIAVLLGDGWYRGRLGWENGTEQYGAELAALVQLEVECLDGTRVRVATSTEWVTSTGAIRSASLYDGVEVDLQQDPTGWDAPGFDDSTWTAAEEVAVNMGAVEPRITTGVRTVGEWAATRKARGAHTLIDTGQNIAGWLRLVVEGKAGARVTVRHAEVLESDGSIHTASLRTARATDSYILAHDGFTTLEPTFTFHGFQFAEVTGAAVVSATAVAVSSADLPRSTFSAADPRLEQLHSNVAWSQRDNFVSLPTDCPQRDERLGWTGDAQAFAATASTLFDVESFWMSWLRDVELDQDADGSVASVVPNILNEPDPSTVGEWTTMGRAGWGDVATIAPWAVYESYGSDEVLIRQLDSMRRWVQSLEQRSVGGLLPTEFQFGDWLDPDAPAGEPWKAKVSADYVANAFFAHSARLLADAERLVGDSGNAERAAQISERVARATWNRWGSQAAETGTGAAIALEFQIAPESARTRIGDRLARNVRRERGRITTGFLGTPLILHALAHSNHFDEAYLMLLRLEPPSWLYQVTMGATSVWERWDALAPDGSINSGALATEGSPSMLSFNHYAYGAVVDWMYRYVAGIAPTRDRPGYRRILVAPRPSTEIPWAAASISTRLGPASIDWRVTGSHMDISLLVPFGADATMDLPVTGRSIVELDGRPFSGGSVGPGQHRIAVSWPRIADPSVSAGASSR